A single genomic interval of Gossypium raimondii isolate GPD5lz chromosome 11, ASM2569854v1, whole genome shotgun sequence harbors:
- the LOC105803945 gene encoding RNA-binding protein L isoform X1 — MDDMAAYYPPPSALLPPHYPYYQTPPPAVTPPPPPPPPPPPGAAAPPLHYHSYIPHQQPPLPPPPPFPSYSFPHVAAYSSHDSVRTLFIAGLPEDIKPREIYNLFREFPGYESSHLRSPNTCQNSQPFAFAVFSDQQSALAAMQALNGMVFDLEKGSTLFIDFAKSNSRSKHPRTDEEWTGSNKKSRGSFSRSTSDSSGFGSVHVSGMGNSAYSMIGYPPAQSSGNVDANAESTAMKSSASPCPTLFVANLGASCTEEELIQVFSRCPGFLKLKMQSTYGAPVAFVDFQDTACSTGAINSLQGTILYSSPAGDGMRLEYAKSRMGLRRKRK, encoded by the exons ATGGACGACATGGCTGCCTACTATCCTCCACCCTCAGCCCTTCTCCCTCCTCACTACCCTTACTACCAAACCCCTCCACCTGCTGTGACGCCGCCGCCTccacctcctcctcctcctcctcctggTGCTGCTGCCCCTCCCCTCCATTACCACTCCTACATCCCCCACCAACAACCTCCGCTGCCCCCACCACCCCCTTTCCCCTCATATTCCTTTCCTCACGTCGCTGCTTATTCTTCTCATGACTCCGTTCGGACCCTCTTCATCGCCGGCCTTCCCGAAGACATTAAGCCTCGCGAGATTTACAATCTTTTCCGCGAATTTCCCGGTTATGAATCATCCCATCTTCGGAGCCCCAATACCTGCCAAAATTCTCAG CCGTTCGCTTTTGCTGTCTTCTCCGACCAACAGTCTGCGCTCGCCGCGATGCAGGCGCTTAAT GGAATGGTGTTTGATCTTGAGAAAGGATCAACTTTGTTCATTGATTTTGCGAAATCAAATTCCCGATCAAAGCACCCAAGAACAG ATGAGGAATGGACTGGCTCTAATAAGAAATCGAGGGGATCATTTTCGAGGTCTACCAGTGATTCGT CAGGTTTTGGAAGCGTTCATGTGTCTGGAATGGGTAATTCTGCTTACAGCATGATTGGTTATCCACCTGCACAAAG TTCGGGAAATGTTGATGCCAATGCTGAGTCCACAGCTATGAAATCG AGTGCTAGCCCATGTCCGACACTTTTTGTGGCTAATCTAGGGGCAAGTTGTACAGAAGAGGAACTAATTCAAGTATTTTCAAG ATGCCCTGGGTTTCTGAAGTTGAAAATGCAGAGTACGTATGGAGCTCCAGTTGCATTTGTTGATTTCCAG GATACTGCTTGTTCAACTGGTGCAATCAACTCTCTGCAAGGGACAATTCTATACTCATCACCAGCCGGAGACGGCATGCGCTTGGA ATATGCGAAATCCCGGATGGGATTGCGAAGGAAACGGAAATAA
- the LOC128034805 gene encoding uncharacterized mitochondrial protein AtMg00810-like, with amino-acid sequence MKLKETGELDKCKASLVAKGYSQEFGIDYKEVFAPVARHDTIRLVIALAAQNSWPIFQQDVKSTFLHGDLNEQVFVKQPPGYIKIGEEHKCPYEYTFFVKMGNDGKQLLMVCLYVDDLIFTGNDQIMFDKFKKSMMAEFDMLDLGRMHYFLGIEVAQSDTDIFISQRKYAQEILKRFQMANCNPVGTPVKTSLKLVKDDTGRDVDNTLYKKIVGSLMYLTATRPDITYAINLICRFMECPKEMHLQAVKRILRYLQGTTDYEILYKKGEKSTLIGFTDSDYARDQDDRKSTSGYVFMLGTGVVSWSSRKQLIVTLSTTEAELVAASACVCQAIWMRKLLEEVHFKQKGIAQP; translated from the exons ATGAAACTGAAGGAAACCGGTGAACTTGACAAATGCAAAGCAAGCTTGGTAGCAAAAGGTTATAGTCAGGAGTTCGGCATCGATTACAAGGAGGTATTCGCTCCAGTTGCTAGGCATGACACAATCAGATTGGTGATTGCATTGGCAGCTCAAAATTCTTGGCCGATTTTCCAACAAGATGTCAAGTCGACATTCTTGCATGGAGACTTGAATGAACAGGTATTTGTTAAACAACCTCCTGGCTATATTAAGATTGGAGAAGAGCATAaa TGTCCTTATGAGTATACCTTTTTTGTGAAAATGGGAAATGACGGGAAACAACTGTTGATGGTTTGCTTGTATGTCGATGATTTGATATTTACCGGGAATGATCAGATTATGTttgataagtttaaaaaatcCATGATGGCTGAATTTGATATGTTAGATCTTGGAAGAATGCATTATTTTCTGGGTATAGAGGTTGCACAATCAGATAcagatatttttatttctcaaaggAAGTATGCGCAGGAGATTCTAAAGAGGTTTCAAATGGCGAACTGCAATCCAGTTGGTACACCAGTAAAGACAAGTTTAAAGTTGGTGAAAGATGATACTGGAAGAGATGTCGATAATACTTTATACAAGAAAATCGTGGGAAGTCTAATGTATCTCACTGCAACCAGACCAGATATAACATATGCTATAAATCTTATTTGCAGATTCATGGAATGTCCAAAGGAAATGCATCTTCAAGCGGTAAAAAGAATCCTTAGATATTTGCAAGGTACAACCGACTACGAGATCTTGTACAAGAAGGGAGAAAAATCAACCTTGATTGGGTTTACGGATAGTGACTATGCAAGAGACCAAGATGATAGGAAAAGTACATCTGGTTACGTTTTTATGTTGGGAACAGGAGTTGTTTCATGGTCATCACGAAAGCAACTAATTGTCACTCTATCAACAACTGAAGCAGAACTTGTAGCTGCATCAGCATGTGTCTGCCAAGCCATTTGGATGAGAAAGCTTCTTGAGGAAGTTCATTTCAAGCAAAAGGGAATAGCTCAACCATAA
- the LOC105803946 gene encoding SUMO-conjugating enzyme SCE1 isoform X2 — protein MSGGIARGRLAEERKAWRKNHPHGFVAKPETLPDGTVNLMVWHCTIPGKAGTDWEGGYFPLTLHFSEDYPSKPPKCKFPQGFFHPNVYPSGTVCLSILNEDSGWRPAITVKQILIGIQDLLDAPNPADPAQTEGYHLFIQDANEYKRRVRQQAKQYPPLV, from the exons atgtcGGGAGGAATAGCGCGTGGTCGACTCGCCGAGGAACGTAAGGCATGGAGGAAGAACCATCCCCAT ggttttgttgcGAAACCAGAGACGTTGCCTGATGGAACGGTCAATTTGATGGTGTGGCATTGCACGATCCCTGGTAAAGCAGGA ACTGATTGGGAGGGTGGCTACTTCCCGCTCACGCTCCATTTCAGTGAAGATTATCCCAGCAAGCCTCCAAAGTGTAAATTTCCCCAGGGCTTTTTCCACCCAAATGTTTATCCATCTGGTACTGTTTGCCTTTCAATCCTAAATGAGGATAGT GGTTGGAGACCAGCCATAACTGTGAAGCAGATTCTTATTGGAATCCAAGATCTTCTGGATGCTCCAAACCCTGCTGATCCTGCTCAAACTGAAGGGTATCACCTCTTCATCCAG GATGCTAATGAATATAAGAGAAGGGTTCGCCAGCAAGCCAAGCAGTACCCACCTCTGGTCTAG
- the LOC105803945 gene encoding RNA-binding protein L isoform X2 — protein sequence MDDMAAYYPPPSALLPPHYPYYQTPPPAVTPPPPPPPPPPPGAAAPPLHYHSYIPHQQPPLPPPPPFPSYSFPHVAAYSSHDSVRTLFIAGLPEDIKPREIYNLFREFPGYESSHLRSPNTCQNSQPFAFAVFSDQQSALAAMQALNGMVFDLEKGSTLFIDFAKSNSRSKHPRTDEEWTGSNKKSRGSFSRSTSDSCFGSVHVSGMGNSAYSMIGYPPAQSSGNVDANAESTAMKSSASPCPTLFVANLGASCTEEELIQVFSRCPGFLKLKMQSTYGAPVAFVDFQDTACSTGAINSLQGTILYSSPAGDGMRLEYAKSRMGLRRKRK from the exons ATGGACGACATGGCTGCCTACTATCCTCCACCCTCAGCCCTTCTCCCTCCTCACTACCCTTACTACCAAACCCCTCCACCTGCTGTGACGCCGCCGCCTccacctcctcctcctcctcctcctggTGCTGCTGCCCCTCCCCTCCATTACCACTCCTACATCCCCCACCAACAACCTCCGCTGCCCCCACCACCCCCTTTCCCCTCATATTCCTTTCCTCACGTCGCTGCTTATTCTTCTCATGACTCCGTTCGGACCCTCTTCATCGCCGGCCTTCCCGAAGACATTAAGCCTCGCGAGATTTACAATCTTTTCCGCGAATTTCCCGGTTATGAATCATCCCATCTTCGGAGCCCCAATACCTGCCAAAATTCTCAG CCGTTCGCTTTTGCTGTCTTCTCCGACCAACAGTCTGCGCTCGCCGCGATGCAGGCGCTTAAT GGAATGGTGTTTGATCTTGAGAAAGGATCAACTTTGTTCATTGATTTTGCGAAATCAAATTCCCGATCAAAGCACCCAAGAACAG ATGAGGAATGGACTGGCTCTAATAAGAAATCGAGGGGATCATTTTCGAGGTCTACCAGTGATTCGT GTTTTGGAAGCGTTCATGTGTCTGGAATGGGTAATTCTGCTTACAGCATGATTGGTTATCCACCTGCACAAAG TTCGGGAAATGTTGATGCCAATGCTGAGTCCACAGCTATGAAATCG AGTGCTAGCCCATGTCCGACACTTTTTGTGGCTAATCTAGGGGCAAGTTGTACAGAAGAGGAACTAATTCAAGTATTTTCAAG ATGCCCTGGGTTTCTGAAGTTGAAAATGCAGAGTACGTATGGAGCTCCAGTTGCATTTGTTGATTTCCAG GATACTGCTTGTTCAACTGGTGCAATCAACTCTCTGCAAGGGACAATTCTATACTCATCACCAGCCGGAGACGGCATGCGCTTGGA ATATGCGAAATCCCGGATGGGATTGCGAAGGAAACGGAAATAA
- the LOC128034806 gene encoding uncharacterized protein LOC128034806, protein MASDSFVQPPISRFDGHYDYWSMLMENFLRSKEYWQVVSIGIPELAATMDAHRLEINALKLKDLKGSTRARRQQLQALRSEFELHRMQFGETISDFFSRTMVIISKMRTFGEKLEDVVVVEKILRSLTPNFNYVQDNAELALKVSSDHLVKRNGGRRSNGHNDKSRGRGRSRGRGRGNYGYRQNSGNQSQERGRRHGGYRTQSADKSNVECYRCHKYGHYKSECWTTFLDTHGEEPNFIGKEGEQDEEISLLMVCHAKEPTNKHLWYLDTGCSNHMSGDKSIFSTLDESFRDNVKFGNDMKISVMGKGQLWHFRYGHLDFGGLQTLQRKNMVAGLPQFSCLAYVYEECVLSKQHREPFPKGKIERAKSLLEIVHSDICGPINPISNGGKRYLITFIDDMSRKTWVDFLQEKSEALIAFKRYKAFAEKEAGHSIQVLRTDRGEEYNSHEFNQFCEEHGIKRQLTAAYTPKQNGVSERKNRTIFNMVRSLLQQSKVPKTFWPEAVNWSIHILNRSPTFTVRNMTPEEAWSGRRPDVSHFRIFGCIAYAHVLDKKRTKLEDKGEKCIFLGVSKCSKAFKLYNPSTKKIVIGRDVIFDEEKFWCWDTPTV, encoded by the exons ATGGCCTCCGATAGTTTTGTGCAACCACCAATTTCTCGCTTCGATGGTCACTACGATTATTGGAGTATGTTGATGGAAAATTTTCTCCGATCCAAGGAGTATTGGCAAGTTGTCTCTATTGGAATTCCGGAGTTGGCAGCAACAATGGATGCACATCGACTAGAAATTAACGCTTTGAAATTGAAAGATCTTAAG GGATCAACTAGAGCAAGGAGGCAGCAGCTTCAGGCACTTCGCTCAGAGTTTGAACTTCATCGGATGCAATTTGGGGAGACCATTTCTGATTTTTTCTCAAGAACGATGGTTATCATCAGCAAGATGAGAACATTTGGAGAGAAATTAGAGGATGTGGTTGTAGTCGAAAAAATTCTTCGCTCATTGACACCAAATTTCAATTACGTG CAAGATAATGCAGAGTTAGCATTAAAAGTTTCATCAGATCATTTGGTTAAACGCAATGGAGGACGCAGATCGAATGGCCACAATGACAAAAGTCGAGGCAGAGGTCGTAGCAGAGGTCGTGGTAGAGGAAACTATGGTTATCGACAGAATTCAGGAAACCAATCTCAGGAAAGAGGGAGAAGACATGGCGGTTACCGAACACAGTCAGCAGACAAATCAAATGTTGAGTGCTATCGTTGTCACAAGTATGGTCACTACAAATCAGAATGCTGGACCACTTTCTTAGATACACATGGGGAAGAACCCAATTTTATTGGAAAAGAAGGTGAGCAAGATGAAGAGATATCATTGTTGATGGTATGTCATGCAAAAGAACCTACCAACAAGCATTTGTGGTATTTAGACACCGGATGCAGTAATCACATGAGTGGAGATAAGTCAATTTTTTCAACTCTTGATGAATCATTCAGAGATAATGTGAAGTTTGGCAATGATATGAAGATCTCTGTGATGGGTAAAGGGCAG CTATGGCATTTTCGTTACGGTCATCTCGATTTTGGAGGCTTACAAACGCTTCAGCGGAAAAACATGGTAGCTGGTCTCCCACAATTTTCTTGTCTTGCATATGTATACGAGGAATGTGTGCTCAGTAAGCAACATCGAGAACCATTTCCAAAAGGAAAGATTGAAAGAGCAAAAAGCCTTTTGGAGATAGTGCACTCTGATATCTGTGGGCCAATTAATCCCATTTCTAATGGAGGTAAACGCTATCTTATCACCTTTATAGATGATATGAGTAGAAAAACATGGGTTGATTTTTTACAGGAAAAATCTGAAGCTTTAATTgcttttaaaagatataaagcATTTGCGGAAAAAGAAGCAGGTCATTCTATACAAGTGTTGCGGACTGATCGTGGAGAAGAATATAATTCACATGAATTCAACCAATTTTGTGAAGAGCATGGAATTAAAAGACAATTGACAGCAGCTTATACACCTAAACAGAACGGTGTATCCGAAAGAAAGAATCGAACCATTTTTAACATGGTGCGAAGTTTATTGCAGCAAAGCAAAGTTCCTAAGACGTTTTGGCCAGAAGCCGTCAACTGGAGCATTCACATTTTGAATCGGAGTCCAACTTTTACTGTTCGGAATATGACACCAGAAGAAGCATGGAGCGGAAGAAGACCCGATGTCAGTCATTTCAGAATCTTTGGGTGTATTGCTTATGCACATGTCCTTGATAAAAAAAGAACGAAGTTAGAAGACAAAGGAGAAAAATGCATATTTCTTGGTGTTAGTAAGTGTTCTAAAGCATTCAAGTTGTATAATCCTAGCACTAAGAAAATTGTCATCGGTCGGgatgtgatttttgatgaagaaAAGTTCTGGTGTTGGGATACACCAACAGTTTAA
- the LOC105803946 gene encoding SUMO-conjugating enzyme SCE1 isoform X1, translating into MSGGIARGRLAEERKAWRKNHPHGFVAKPETLPDGTVNLMVWHCTIPGKAGHWWLLFNLKSDSFVTDWEGGYFPLTLHFSEDYPSKPPKCKFPQGFFHPNVYPSGTVCLSILNEDSGWRPAITVKQILIGIQDLLDAPNPADPAQTEGYHLFIQDANEYKRRVRQQAKQYPPLV; encoded by the exons atgtcGGGAGGAATAGCGCGTGGTCGACTCGCCGAGGAACGTAAGGCATGGAGGAAGAACCATCCCCAT ggttttgttgcGAAACCAGAGACGTTGCCTGATGGAACGGTCAATTTGATGGTGTGGCATTGCACGATCCCTGGTAAAGCAGGA CATTGGTGGTTGTTATTTAACTTGAAGAGTGACAGCTTTGTG ACTGATTGGGAGGGTGGCTACTTCCCGCTCACGCTCCATTTCAGTGAAGATTATCCCAGCAAGCCTCCAAAGTGTAAATTTCCCCAGGGCTTTTTCCACCCAAATGTTTATCCATCTGGTACTGTTTGCCTTTCAATCCTAAATGAGGATAGT GGTTGGAGACCAGCCATAACTGTGAAGCAGATTCTTATTGGAATCCAAGATCTTCTGGATGCTCCAAACCCTGCTGATCCTGCTCAAACTGAAGGGTATCACCTCTTCATCCAG GATGCTAATGAATATAAGAGAAGGGTTCGCCAGCAAGCCAAGCAGTACCCACCTCTGGTCTAG